In Trichomycterus rosablanca isolate fTriRos1 chromosome 2, fTriRos1.hap1, whole genome shotgun sequence, the genomic window caccacattatgggtgtcaggtccgagcattcctagatgaacagtttcctggaaagtggattggtcgtcgtgggccagttgaatggcccccaaggtctcccgatctgacccccttagacttttatctttggggtcatctgaaggcaattgtctatgctgtgaagatacgagatgtgcagcacctgaaactacggatactggaagcctgtgctagcatttcttctgtgttgttgctatcagtgtgtgaagagtgggagaagagggttgcattgacaatccaacacaatgggcagcactttgaacacattttaaagtggtcagaaacttgtaaataactcatgaaagaataaagttatgttaaaaccaagcacaccattgtttttcttgtgaaattctcaataagtttgatgtgtcacatgaccctcttcccattgaaaaaactaaagttggatccaaaatggccgacttcaaaatggccgccatggtcaccacccatcttgaaaagtttcccccctcccatatgctaatgtgccacaaacaggaagttaatatcaccaaccattcccattttatttaggtgtatccatataaatggcccaacTTGTAGTTTCAGTTTCTATCTGCCTCAGCATGTTGGTTCCTTCAGTCATGCACCACATGCACTTTTAATGATCTTTAATGATCTGAAAGATTTATAGATAAATAATCCAAACCATGACTTCACTTCTGAgtaacataataacaataataaacagatTCAAGTTTTGTAGCAGCCAGTCAAAGTCGTAACCTGAACCCATCCTGGTTTGACTTGGAGAAACAATAAAATTAGCTAATATGTCGACAGAATCAGTGTTTAATGTGCTGTTcactattttattttctttttttcttttattttgttgatgtattttcacccctttttctcctttttagcatgtcatgcttcctctccaccaatgccaatccctgctctgattgaggagaatgaagctaatccacgccccctccgacacgtgggcagcagccgtatgcatcttatcacctacactttgacgagtgcagtgcagctcagcgttgtgtatagagagacacaccctgacagcactctcaatcagccagcagaagttgtaattgcaccagtcatgagagagagaccccatccgggttagtcccacccatatctgaacaacaggccaatcgttgttcacgtgatACGATGCatccgagatcccagctctggttccagcgtgtgtttttaccgctgcaccacgctgcaccacctgactaCATTATCATCAGGTTACTATGTGAGCAGGAAGAGCTTTAGACGCTCCAGTGTCCTCACACCTCTCAAATATATGCATAACTGGCTACTCTAATTAAGCTGAGTGTGTGGTGTAAAACAGGGGGGTGTTGGGTATATGAGATGGACTGGTGATCTATGCAGGGTATTTTCCAgaggaactggacccactgtgaccctgaccaggatgaagcggttgatgaaaatgagctGAATGTACTGAAGCACACAGAAGTGAAGGTGAGTGGAAGTGAAGGACGTGGAACTGAGCTGCTGAGTATTGTGACATCATCTCTGTGTTACCGTGTTCTAAAGTCTGACTGTAATGAAGCTTCAGCATTTTGCTTTTCTCTCATGGTGGAGGATCAAGAGAAGAGATCTGCTGAAACTAACGCCTCTATAATGAGGAGCTCAGCCATATTCAGACTCTTTAATCGAGTTTCTAATAAAGTTTCACCTCAGGACGACTCGGGTGATGATCTGGACGTGGAGGACGGTACCATGAAGCAGGGTTATCTGTTCATCAGGATGGACAACATCTTTAAAACATGGAGCAGGTTTGTGTTGAGCTAAAATCACACGGCTTAGCCAACACTGTAGACGTGAATGTAAATcatgtttaatgttattaaaTCAGAATCATCAGAAAATCAtctgttttatttgtgtagcaGTGAAATCAGGCTACAACCTCAGTACACTTCAACTTTATTACCTtcatcacattaaaacacatttattcatgATTTTAAACAGAATTATTCTCTTTAAACATCACATTTAGTGTAAGAGCTTCTTTTTAAACATCTAAAATacactttaatttaattacattttaaattcacAGTAAATTACAGGCTGTGTTTGTTACAAATGTTCTTACTGAAGCTGAATATCATTAAaaactatttttacttttatttataactgttaatctaataataaaatgttcagATTTACTACAAATATCCATTAACacgatattataaatgtatagcTAACAGGAAGCTAAAATCGACCACATGCTGTGATGTTCTATAGTGAACAAcagctgtataataataattatactttatttatttcattatgatGAATTAAAATACAGTGAATATGATTATTGTAACATCAGTTTATCTGTCGTGTATATAAAGAGCTGCTGGGAGAATCGACTGTTTCAGTAGCTGCCACAGTTCTGTCCTCTAATAGcagtttattaatataaatgaatgttttattcTACAATTAATTCTTTATCCTGCAATTAATGATCCTACAAATCAGTTTAACAGAGAAGAAAAGACAGATTTAAGCTCTAAACCAGCGTTCAGTATCATTGTGGTGTTTTATTTGTGCTGTTTCTCTCTACAGGCGCTGGTTCTCCATTCAGAACAACCAGATCGTCTACAGGAAGAAGTTAAACGTCAGTCACATGACTTTTATTTACCTGAGATGATCTTAAATGCTCATTTTCACACCAGCACAGAATCTGTTCCTACACCAATCCTTGACTTCTCTCATTCTTAAAGAAACATTCATACAGTTCTATAGCTAATGCTATGCTAGCACCCGGTCAGAACAGAAGCACTTTTTCATGTCCATCATGTTTGCACGTTTAAATCCTGAATGTAGATGTGATGAAGTTGTAGATCTGTATTAAATCAGGGCCTGAGAGGACTAAAGTCACATGTCATGATGTGTTATGATGTGATGATGAGTTCTGGTGTGAGCTTTGTGTTTGTACACAGGATAACGTGAACGTGCTGGTGCAGGATCTGCGTCTGTGTTCAGTTAAACAGTGTGAGGATGTCAGACGCTGCTTCTGCTTTCAGCTCATCACACCTACAAAGTGAGTCCAGTTCAGCAGCAATTCCATTCTAATGAGAGTTTGTTTCATTcatatattagaaaataatccactgtgtgtgtgtgtgtgtgtgatcaggacCTGGATGCTCCAGGCTGATTCAGAGAAGATCAGACAGGATTGGATCAGAGCCACACAGAGCAGCATCATCACAGCCTTCAGCACCACATCAGATCAGGAGGTGATTGTATTTCTATTCACTTTAGATCACTAGAATCACTTTCTCACAAGATCACATTTCTGCTGGTGGATCTTTAAATCCTTTATTGTCTtcaatgcagaagtaaaataaaatgacgGATTATGTGGGATTAAATCTGAGATGTTTAACCTGAAGCCGTCGACCAACATGAGTAGTTACACCAAAAGCAGGACAAAGTCAAAACTCGTCTCCGCTGAAGGATCCAAAGCTGCTCCCTTAAACGCCCTGAGCATCACACCTGCAgtgaggagcagctgtggatcattagcttcacTGACCAACCTCTAACGTGTACTCCtcgagagaggggcgtggcacatcgacctgagctcccggagaaCCAAGCTTGATTTATAACTGTTTAATAGAAATATTTATAGATATTAGACCATGAGAGGTTTCATTAAATGTAGACGTGTTTTATTGAGTTTTACTGAAGTGGCTTTGAACTGTTTCCTCAGGACGCCGAGCTGAAgagcgatgatgatgatgatgatgatgtggagGCTGAAGATGGGATCATGATGGAGGGTTTTCTGTTCAAGAGAGCCACTAATGCATTTAAAACATGGAGCAGGTTTGTGGAGAAGAACTAAAAGCTTTTCATTCTACTTTAATATGTATCAGGATGATTTTCATCGTATCGTTGAGGTAAAATGATTGTAGGTGATTAAAACGTCTTTACTGAGCAGAACAAGAGGGTTTGATTTCTGCTTGATTTCAGGGTTCAGTTCAGTATCCTGCAGATGTTTGGATGTTTAAGTTCTGTGTGTTTTCTTCTCTGCAGACGCTGGTTCTCCATAAAGAACCACCAGATTCTCTACCAGTCCAAGTTTAAGGTGAGTCTAACAAGTCCTCATGTTCAtgatataaaaaataagaatcatATTAATGTATGAAGCAGATTTACTGAAGCTCTCCTGCACACTGCAGCATCCTGTTCAAATATCATCTTGTGTAAAGAAAATCATCTTTAATCCTTTTAAACAAACACGTTTCCTTAAACACCATCATTCACTGGCTGCTTACTGTGTAGTTTTATTACCTCCACCAGCAAGTGTTTGCTGTACATGGAAAGCTCGAcccaaacacaataaaaataagatttaAATATAAAGGATCTGGCGTCCTGATGCTGTCACAGCAAGTTCTGTTAATAATGAAACGATTAAATGATGAATCAAATAAAACTAAGCTCCCGTCCTCTTTCAGACTGTAATTAGacttttaattaaatactgtgtgtgtgtgtgtgtgtgtgtgtgcagaataAAACCACCGTGATGGTGGAGGATCTGCGTCTGTGCTTGGTTACACCGTGTGAGGAAACCCGACGCTGCTGCTGCTTCCAGATCATCACACCTACAAAGTGAGTCCAGCTGAACAGGGACCATGACCagaatttaatgtatttatgaaaCGTCGCGGCCACATTAAATACGGGTTCACACAGATTTGTGCTGTTATTTTAGCATGATATAAAGTGGGTGTTATACAGAGGTGTTCACTTCATGTTAGTTATATATTAGATAAACTGTTACGTGTAATACAGAAGTATTATTAACATTCTGCTTTATTCATTGCAGGATATGATATAAAGACACGTTAGCATGTGTTATAGATGTTTGTATAGTGtacagtcagtgtgtgtgtgtgtgtgtgtgtgtgtaggagtgttaCACTGCAGGCTGATTCAGAGGAGACGAGACAGGGTTGGATCAGCGCTATACAGAGCAGCATCATCACGGCCTTTAACAGCACATCAGGTCAGGAGGTGAAGTCAGTGCTGACCACAGGACCTTCACAGAAAGATGAAAGTCCAGTACAGAAGATCAGGGCTATCGAGGGGAACGACACGTGCTGCGAGTGCGGCCGGCCCGAGCCGGAATGGGCCAGCGTTAATCAGGGGATCACACTGTGTATCCGGTGTTCCGGCATCCACAGGTACAAACACCTGTGAAGAATAACACAAGTTGCACATTCATAACAATGTGCAACTTTTTCCCCATgtaattattacaatgtgcaatatgtgcaatattttttcccatgtgcaattattgtttgtaattatttgtaaatatttagttttttcagagtttttgactttttattattattattattgttatacgctgtactttttattgtctattttttgtactgagtgctttactgtcccttcgctgctgcaacactgtgaatttccccactgtgggactaataaaggattatcttatcttatcttacctgCTGCAGCGGCTACATCCTAcatcacaacattcacacacacaaacacctgtgaAGAATAACACACCTGCCGCAGCGGCTACATCCTACATCACAacgttcacacacacaaacacctgtgaagaataacacacctgctgcagcagctacatcctacatcacaacattcacacacacaaacacctgtgaagaataacacacctgctgcagcagctacatcctacatcacaacattcacacacacacaaacaccagtgaagaataacacacctgctgcagcggctacatcctacatcacaacattcacacacacacaaacacctgtgaagaataacacacctgctgcagcggctacatcctacatcacaacattcacacacacaaacaccagtgaagaataacacacctgctgcagcggctacatcctacatcacaacattcacacacacaaacacctgtgaagaataacacacctgctgcagcggctacatcctacatcacaacattcacacacacaaacaccagtgaagaataacacacctgctgcagcggctacatcctacatcacaacattcacacacacacaaacacctgtgaagaataacacacctgctgcagcagctacatcctacatcacaacattcacacacacacaaacacctgtgaagaataacacacctgctgcagcggctacatcctacatcacaacattcacacacacacaaacaccagtgaagaataacacacctgctgcagcgtctacatcctacatcacaatgttcacacatacaaacaccagTGCTGTTCACCATCACAGCTAAAATATTATTTGTGTGTTCCTTCTAAATGTGTTATATTAGTATAAATGAGTCTGACAGACCATTTAAAAGAGGTTTCAATCTTTTACTGTGGGACTATAAAGAATTGTGAATAGTTCTGAACACTGAGTGATAAGTGCTGAGCTCCTGATGTTCTCTCTCTGATCCAGGAGTTTAGGAGTAAACATCTCCAGGGTGAGGTCTCTAATTCTGGACACGTGGACACCTGAAACCATTCAGgtaagtgcacacacacacacacaaacacacactcacacttatttTGTGTGTACATGTGAGTCCGAGCTTTAATTcagtgtttgttgtgtgtgtgtgcgtgtgtgtgtgtgtgcagcttatGTGCGAGCGAGGAAACAACATGATGAATCTGATCTATGAAGCTCGCAGGGAGGAACTCGGGATCAGAAAACCTCAGCCTGGAGACTcaaggtgcacacacacacacacacacacactcacacaatagattattttaaattaataagacTGGCTTCAATCTCATGCTGTAGAGCTTTTATGGCTGAGATCAGATACCTCCTTTACTGTGGTAAAATATGGTAGAATACGGTCATTCCATAGACCTACAGCTGCAGGGACTGGCAGTCTGGTCAGGATTTATATAAAAACTACTGATACACAGTACAGATAGATACAGGATAAAAAAACGCTCCCTTCTGGTAGAAGCTATAACAAGAAAAGTTGTTTTTAAGCAAAACTGTTACTCAAAACATCattaaatggtttaaaataaagaaaatgtccTTGTGTGAACAACTGAGACCCATCAAAACTCAGTCCTGGTCTTAGTCCATGTTGTTCAGCATCACTAAGCTTCCAAATAAACGTATTTAATAACTTATCCAGTTAGAAACTGTTGATATTTAAGTCTGTACAGTTTCATTTGTTGTCTTTACTGAGAAAacagtttaaatataaaattaaaatgctgGTTAATCTTAGGTTGTAATGATCATTTGTGTAAAATGAATCGTGTTACTGTAAAGATTCCTTTAGATCAAACATCTACTATTAAAGCctctcactgtgtgtgttattatctgCTTCTTTCTCTGTTCTTCAGGGACGATGTGGAATCTTACATCAGAGCCAAATACATCCAGCAGCGCTTCATCAGGAAGGAACCTGATCAAGAACCTCAGCTGTTGTCAGAAGAACCACGACTGCTGGCCGAGGAACCACGACTGCTGGCCGAGGAACCacgactgctggctgtagaaccacgactgctggctgtagaaccacgactgctggctgaggaactGCAGAAAATGGCTAAGATGCTGGAAAAAGAATTACAGCTGATGGCCGAAATACTGCAGCTGCTGAACATCAAATGCCATTaaaactctaacacacacacacacacacacacacacacacacacacaatgaatcCAAAACTCTTATTTTATATTTGGCAAAAATTTCACCTCTTCCCAGTAAAACAAGAGCAAACTAACGTAACATCATCACACATAGATAATATCACCATCACCTAGACCCTccttatacactcactcatacaatATTAACGGCTGTAAGTTTATTATTGACGGGATGTTGGAATGAAATCAGGGTTCTGATGGCTGAGGTGcaggacagaacacatgatcaTTTGGTGCTATAAGAACCGTGTTCATCTGTGCTAGTTTAATGTGTTACTGGGCTGGTTGTAACAATATCAGTAAAGAAAGCAGTAAAACACAATAGCAAGTGTGCAGGACTACAaggtaaaatagaataaatataataaatatcacTGGCAGCCAcgcctaaatatgggagcagccagaagaagaagaaaatgatGCACTAATGCAGTTTTATTTCCACAGCCTGAAGGACTATTGAGGGAGAGTCACACTACAGCACAATCCTTCACCAGCACCCATATATGAACCCAGCTGAGGTGCTTTGCTATCAGCATGAGACTGCTGGGAATATTAATTTAATGGTGAACATGTTAAATTTCCTGCTTAATCTCTAAATAAACTCACAGTTGAATCTTAATCTGATCAAGTTGCATTTTCACAGCCTGTCAGACCATCAGACCAGAACCACAGGAAGCTCCAGCACATCGTACACTGTGTTGTAAATGACAGTAGATGAGAGGAGACTAGCAGACCAGCACCAGCGCATCATGGTACATCACTCCTAATGTATCAATactataaatgtttaaatacagtCAGTGATTCTGAACACTGGCTAATATGACTTGATTGTGTTTGTAGTGTCACACAGCTGTACATCAACTTCTGGTGCTAAAATATCCTCACCAGTGCAGTCCAACAACCACAGAAGATCCCTGTCCATGATATTCAAGATCAACCTGAAGAGACTCCACAGATCTTCACATCAACTGTAGTCTGTTTAATTagagtaaaaataaagtataattATAGAAAtatcactgatgtgtgtgttgtttctCTAATATGTTAAACACTGTTACAGTATTAGTTCACTTTTCTATTACTAATGAAGTGGAGCCGCTGTTTTGGGTCAGATTAAAGTCTTACTGCCACATTGGTGAGCACAAAACAAGCCAGTATGACCCGAaattaaaacagatttttaaaatCTATATAAATTCTTAgccttgtttttttaatgtgtctttaattgttgttttattaaagtTTTCTTTAGTCGCTATAATGATTCTGCAAGATTGTCAGAAGCGTTTATGGCCACAAGGAGGCGCTCTAGTAAactcatgttttattatgatcCACCCCTCACTACCTCTGTACTACAAACACTTTTCCATGCTGTCGCTCTTAATTAACGACCACTTTATATCAAATATATTAGattaaaatattacagaaaCCTGTGAAGGACACATGTGTATGTCATCTTGCAGCAGTTTTTCAATCTATGACAGTAACACACTTACAGTATTGTTGTATTGTTCTTTCTCTGTATGATTAATGTGGGTTTTAAAAGCACTGGTGGTGTCATGTcattataaatgttataattgtGTGGCATGTTCACTAATAAGAAATGAGAAGATTATAATTGACCAGAGTTTCTGACGTTGGTCTATATAAAAAGGCTAATTGTAATTATTAGATTCAAATCAGCCTCaatcattaaaaacataaaatctgGTAGGCTCTGTATAGATCTCAGAAGGTGAATCATAAACAAAATGGCACATAAAGACATTTCTGAGCAACCTGATATGTGTTTTTTTACGGCagtatttaaagtttttattttatttcatctataacgtgttccaatacttttgctcacaagaaaaatgggtgggttcagacaaaaggtgctatcttctgaactgtgtatcagatccagatctggaaataaaagctgaaatgttgatcttttgtctcatattcatcttttaatgtcaaacccaaatgttttcagtctacatcaaaaataaagggattggcctcactgttccaatacttttgcaggggactgtatatatactgatcagccataacattaaaaccactgataAAAgtcaacttaaacagcagcaatagatgagcgatcatttctgactttacatctacaaggtggaccaactaggtaggagtgtctgatagagtggacagtgagtggacacggtatttaaaaactccagcagtgctgctgtgtctgatccactcataccagcacaacacacactaacacaccaccaccatgtcagtgtcactgcagtgctgagaatgatccaccacctaaataatacctgctctgtggtggtcctgaccattgaagaacagggtgaaagggggctaaaaaaagcatgcagagaaacagatggactacagtcagtaattgtagaactacaaagtgcttctatatggtaagtggaactgataaaatggacagtgagtgtagaaacgaggaggtggttttaatgttatggctgatcgatgtactgtatatacagtgtatcacaaaagtgagtacacccctcacatttctgcagatatttaagtatatcttttcatgggacaacactgacaaaatgacactttgacacaatgaaaagtagtctgt contains:
- the LOC134302044 gene encoding arf-GAP with coiled-coil, ANK repeat and PH domain-containing protein 2-like: MFARLNPECRCDEVDNVNVLVQDLRLCSVKQCEDVRRCFCFQLITPTKTWMLQADSEKIRQDWIRATQSSIITAFSTTSDQEDAELKSDDDDDDDVEAEDGIMMEGFLFKRATNAFKTWSRRWFSIKNHQILYQSKFKNKTTVMVEDLRLCLVTPCEETRRCCCFQIITPTKSVTLQADSEETRQGWISAIQSSIITAFNSTSGQEVKSVLTTGPSQKDESPVQKIRAIEGNDTCCECGRPEPEWASVNQGITLCIRCSGIHRSLGVNISRVRSLILDTWTPETIQLMCERGNNMMNLIYEARREELGIRKPQPGDSRDDVESYIRAKYIQQRFIRKEPDQEPQLLSEEPRLLAEEPRLLAEEPRLC